A DNA window from Paenibacillus andongensis contains the following coding sequences:
- a CDS encoding glycosyltransferase: MSKKKRGVSIITCTNRPKFISNVLANYKRQRYPIKELIIVLNKSGMKSSKYRKKAKDHKHVSVYKRGEKVSLGECLNYAIKRTKYPYIAKFDDDDYYSKYYLTEQMKALRRSKAHVVGKRAYLAYIKSKKLLVLHSPEKQHKFVTWVTGGTILFKRRVFNKVRFPKISLNEDVIFANRCRKNHFKVYSSSPYNYVMIRRKNKKGHTWKASDDHLLSRSQIVAKTRDFRKLGTRSK, from the coding sequence GTGAGCAAAAAAAAGCGGGGAGTATCGATCATCACATGTACGAATAGGCCAAAATTTATTAGTAATGTCTTAGCAAATTATAAAAGACAGCGTTACCCGATAAAAGAGTTAATTATCGTATTAAATAAAAGCGGCATGAAATCATCCAAGTACCGCAAAAAAGCAAAAGACCATAAACATGTTTCGGTTTACAAGAGGGGGGAAAAAGTCTCTCTGGGTGAGTGTTTGAATTACGCAATAAAACGGACGAAGTACCCCTATATAGCTAAATTCGATGATGACGACTACTACTCAAAATATTATTTGACTGAGCAGATGAAGGCGCTGCGCCGTTCGAAAGCGCATGTTGTGGGAAAAAGAGCCTATCTGGCATATATTAAATCGAAAAAATTGCTCGTCCTCCATTCACCCGAAAAACAACATAAATTCGTTACGTGGGTGACCGGTGGAACCATTTTATTTAAAAGGCGTGTTTTTAATAAAGTTCGATTTCCAAAAATTTCACTAAATGAAGATGTGATCTTTGCAAATAGATGCAGGAAAAATCACTTTAAAGTATACTCCTCAAGTCCTTACAATTATGTAATGATCCGCAGAAAAAACAAAAAAGGCCACACATGGAAAGCCAGTGACGACCACCTTCTATCCAGGAGTCAGATCGTTGCAAAAACCAGGGATTTCCGAAAACTGGGCACCCGGTCAAAATAA